In Chlamydia serpentis, the following are encoded in one genomic region:
- a CDS encoding CT620/CT621 family type III secretion system effector, whose translation MSTFSIQNRPRTISGESAHIIKLDHKYSGFDPRSVPAINLEELNSGIYALRHLMNALQSENANIACFLNPNNTIFPTTEVRSYLKNLPLQASAPGRALRSPADLLSTAALALVPIIDAGLTELVDSVTEINLSSLSTISTVRQLMKSYLNLTSLTPEQERAVFASASVPSEENLISHVKQEKATEIKAKQDEIKASLEAQGVPPEEIEKILQAYPDTYATEFIKEFIEQPLHTYRSQVGGPITSMNETAIQNMPIPPTITPDNVNDVNGMMILSTILKSINDAVKQAPALAGDEEIITMLQTLIPLSDKTNFTAIELKTIYTGTQLPNTKALENYLSNRQIAEYRGKITAMYRTSVHNLSSTQRTVANNRKMLEEELSIFQQAQNCFVTWISQANALRTGITNNYTSAVLTTSMEMYGGLLCLSYMYERLSTNAKAIFDKSVNEYLKIIIIEGGSWVSGWIAKMAAYQELAEYSLGTAVTSQNQIKDYLQRRGNEFKNTRHFFHDIGDQMYQFANDPVFGNSLTTKNGALQPNLAGFIQEAMINVGTVRNDYVSNAQRILNEFNTSASAYTTQLQLQIAALQKKYDDLDPQQASFTENRQFAVAAWLASESLGNALISMILKSQLPKQEAFLEPLIEEINFNNIAANALNSLLQITNEFSTTSVYYSLSSYLVQSKTGQDLFAGDYYETLLAASREREYIARDTAKCKQAITLVNELLKKIQNLPGATSAQKQEMLNATTYYQYSLSVTLNQLTVLESLFVSITMSLKTAADGKYEKSVFQILGFDNWIPTLAALESFLTSGFPNISATGGLGPLFTQVQSDQQNYTSQSQTQQLNLQNQMTNIQQEWTLVSTSMQVLNGILSQLASAIYSN comes from the coding sequence ATGTCTACCTTTTCTATTCAAAACCGACCAAGAACAATTTCTGGTGAAAGCGCGCACATTATTAAACTTGATCACAAATACTCTGGTTTTGATCCTAGATCCGTCCCTGCTATAAACTTAGAAGAACTTAATTCAGGAATTTATGCTTTAAGACATTTAATGAATGCTCTGCAATCAGAAAATGCAAATATTGCTTGTTTCTTAAATCCTAATAATACGATCTTTCCAACTACCGAAGTTCGGTCATATTTAAAAAACTTACCTCTCCAAGCCAGTGCTCCAGGACGAGCACTGCGATCTCCTGCCGATTTATTATCTACAGCGGCTCTTGCTTTAGTTCCTATTATTGATGCAGGTCTAACGGAATTAGTCGACTCTGTTACGGAAATTAATTTAAGCTCTTTATCGACAATATCTACGGTTCGTCAATTAATGAAGTCCTATCTAAACCTAACATCATTAACACCTGAACAAGAAAGAGCTGTATTTGCTAGTGCTTCTGTTCCTTCAGAAGAAAATTTAATTTCTCATGTAAAACAAGAAAAAGCCACTGAAATTAAAGCAAAGCAAGATGAGATTAAAGCCTCTTTAGAAGCTCAGGGAGTCCCTCCGGAAGAAATTGAAAAAATCCTGCAAGCGTATCCCGACACCTATGCCACCGAATTTATTAAAGAATTCATTGAACAACCTTTACATACATACCGTTCACAAGTTGGTGGCCCCATTACAAGCATGAATGAAACTGCCATACAAAATATGCCTATACCTCCAACAATCACTCCAGACAATGTCAATGATGTCAATGGTATGATGATTCTAAGCACTATTTTAAAATCTATAAACGATGCTGTTAAACAAGCACCCGCTCTTGCTGGAGATGAAGAAATCATCACTATGCTACAAACTTTAATTCCTCTATCGGATAAGACCAATTTTACAGCAATTGAATTAAAAACAATTTATACAGGAACACAGCTTCCTAATACAAAAGCTTTAGAAAACTATCTCTCAAATAGACAAATTGCTGAGTATCGAGGAAAAATCACAGCAATGTATCGAACTTCGGTTCACAACCTCTCTAGCACTCAACGTACAGTTGCAAACAATCGAAAAATGCTAGAAGAAGAGTTGAGCATTTTCCAACAAGCACAGAATTGTTTTGTCACCTGGATTAGTCAAGCAAACGCACTTCGAACAGGTATCACAAATAACTATACTTCTGCTGTACTAACAACTTCTATGGAAATGTATGGAGGACTACTCTGCCTTTCTTACATGTATGAGAGGTTATCCACTAACGCAAAAGCAATTTTCGACAAAAGTGTGAATGAATATTTAAAAATCATAATCATCGAAGGTGGTTCTTGGGTAAGCGGCTGGATTGCAAAAATGGCTGCATATCAAGAATTAGCAGAGTATTCTTTAGGAACTGCGGTAACAAGTCAAAATCAAATTAAAGATTATCTTCAAAGACGTGGCAATGAGTTCAAAAACACCCGTCATTTCTTCCATGATATTGGTGATCAAATGTACCAATTTGCTAATGATCCAGTGTTTGGCAACTCTCTTACGACAAAAAATGGTGCTTTACAACCAAACTTAGCTGGTTTTATTCAAGAAGCTATGATTAACGTAGGAACTGTTAGAAACGATTATGTAAGCAATGCCCAAAGAATTCTTAATGAATTTAATACATCTGCATCAGCTTATACTACACAATTACAATTACAAATAGCAGCTCTACAAAAGAAGTATGATGATTTAGATCCACAACAAGCTTCTTTTACAGAAAATCGTCAATTTGCTGTAGCTGCTTGGCTAGCATCTGAAAGTCTTGGGAATGCTTTAATTTCGATGATATTAAAATCGCAATTGCCTAAACAAGAAGCTTTTTTAGAACCTTTAATTGAAGAAATTAACTTCAATAACATCGCGGCAAATGCCTTAAATAGCCTTTTGCAAATCACAAATGAATTTTCTACCACCTCGGTTTATTATAGTTTATCTTCTTATTTAGTTCAGAGTAAAACTGGTCAAGATCTCTTTGCTGGGGATTACTACGAAACTCTTTTAGCTGCTTCCAGAGAACGAGAATATATTGCTCGTGATACTGCTAAATGCAAACAAGCTATTACTTTAGTCAATGAACTCCTCAAAAAAATTCAAAATCTTCCTGGAGCAACTTCAGCACAAAAACAAGAAATGCTTAATGCAACAACTTACTATCAGTACAGCTTGTCAGTCACCTTGAATCAACTTACAGTCTTAGAATCGTTATTCGTTAGTATCACAATGAGTCTTAAAACAGCAGCTGACGGTAAATATGAAAAAAGTGTATTTCAAATTCTTGGTTTTGACAATTGGATTCCGACTCTAGCTGCTTTAGAAAGTTTTTTAACTAGTGGTTTCCCTAACATCAGTGCAACAGGGGGTTTGGGGCCTCTATTTACTCAAGTGCAATCTGACCAACAAAATTATACTTCTCAAAGTCAAACTCAGCAACTAAACCTACAAAATCAAATGACCAACATTCAGCAGGAGTGGACATTGGTATCTACATCTATGCAAGTATTAAATGGAATTTTATCTCAGCTTGCCTCCGCAATCTATTCTAATTAG
- a CDS encoding lipid II flippase MurJ, giving the protein MSRKDSEVSVARSIFNILSGTFCSRVTGIFREITMATYFGADPIVAAFWLGFRTVFFLRKILGGLILEQAFIPYFEFLRAQSIDRAAFFFRRFSRLIKGCAILFTLLVELILGVVLQYVEGGSYDIILITMILLPCGIFLMMYNVNGALLHCENKFFGVGLAPVVVNIIWIFFVIAARHSDSRERIIGLSVALVVGFFLEWLITVPGVWKFLLSAKTPPKEHDSVRALLAPLSLGILTSSIFQLNLLSDICLARYVHEIGPLYLMYSLKIYQLPIHLFGFGVFTVLLPAISRCVQREDHDRGLELMKFVLNLTISVMIIMTAGLLLLALPGVRVLYEHGLFPQSAVYAIVRVLRGYSPSIIPMALAPLVSVLFYAQRHYTVPLFIGIGTALANIVLSLILGRWILKDVSGISYATSITAWVQLYFLWYYSSKRLPMYSKLLWESIRRSTKVMGTTILACMITLGLNFLTRTTYVIFLTPLTPLAWPLSSIFAQAVAFLSESFIFLAFLFGFAKLLRVEDLINLTSFEYWRGQRGLLQRQHLMQDNQN; this is encoded by the coding sequence ATGAGTAGAAAAGACAGTGAAGTTTCCGTAGCCCGCTCAATTTTTAACATTTTATCTGGAACTTTCTGTAGTCGTGTTACGGGAATATTTCGAGAAATTACAATGGCCACCTATTTTGGAGCAGACCCTATTGTGGCTGCTTTTTGGCTGGGTTTCCGAACGGTATTTTTCTTAAGAAAAATTTTAGGGGGGCTGATTTTGGAACAGGCCTTCATTCCTTATTTTGAATTTCTTCGTGCTCAAAGTATAGATCGTGCCGCGTTCTTTTTCCGACGCTTTTCTAGATTGATTAAAGGCTGCGCTATCTTATTTACGCTACTTGTTGAGTTAATTTTAGGGGTTGTGCTTCAGTATGTTGAAGGAGGATCTTACGATATTATTCTTATTACTATGATACTCCTGCCTTGTGGAATTTTCTTAATGATGTATAACGTAAATGGGGCTTTACTGCACTGTGAAAACAAATTTTTTGGTGTCGGATTAGCTCCTGTTGTTGTAAACATCATTTGGATTTTCTTTGTTATAGCTGCTCGTCATTCAGACTCAAGAGAGCGTATTATTGGTTTATCAGTAGCTTTAGTTGTTGGTTTTTTCTTGGAGTGGTTAATCACTGTCCCTGGAGTGTGGAAATTTTTATTAAGTGCTAAAACTCCTCCTAAAGAACACGATAGTGTTAGAGCTTTACTTGCTCCTTTATCCTTAGGAATTCTGACCTCAAGCATATTTCAACTCAATTTACTTTCTGATATCTGCTTAGCAAGATATGTTCACGAAATAGGACCATTATATTTAATGTATTCTTTAAAGATTTATCAGTTGCCTATACATCTATTTGGTTTTGGCGTGTTTACTGTTCTTTTACCTGCAATTTCTCGTTGTGTACAACGAGAAGATCACGACCGGGGATTAGAACTTATGAAGTTTGTTCTTAACCTGACTATTTCTGTAATGATTATTATGACAGCGGGTCTGTTGCTTTTAGCTTTGCCTGGAGTTCGGGTTCTTTATGAACATGGTTTGTTCCCTCAAAGTGCTGTGTATGCCATTGTTCGTGTGCTTCGAGGCTACAGTCCAAGTATTATTCCTATGGCTTTAGCTCCTTTAGTATCGGTTCTTTTTTATGCCCAACGACATTATACAGTGCCACTGTTTATAGGTATTGGCACCGCCCTGGCGAACATTGTTCTAAGTTTAATTTTAGGTCGGTGGATCTTAAAAGATGTTTCAGGCATTTCCTATGCTACTTCAATAACTGCCTGGGTACAGCTATACTTCCTCTGGTATTATTCCTCCAAAAGGCTTCCCATGTATTCTAAACTACTTTGGGAAAGCATACGACGGTCTACGAAAGTTATGGGAACCACAATACTTGCCTGTATGATTACTTTAGGTTTAAATTTTCTCACACGAACTACATACGTCATCTTTTTAACCCCCCTCACACCGCTTGCTTGGCCATTATCATCGATATTTGCTCAGGCTGTAGCTTTTTTATCTGAGAGCTTCATTTTCTTGGCTTTTTTGTTTGGTTTTGCAAAACTACTTCGAGTAGAAGATCTTATTAATTTGACTTCTTTTGAATACTGGCGTGGACAACGTGGTCTTTTACAAAGACAACACTTAATGCAAGATAATCAGAATTAA
- a CDS encoding deoxyribonuclease IV, producing the protein MKILPPPNDLLLGAHTSIAGGLKNAIYEGRDIGASTVQIFTANQRQWQRRTLQEETVTDFKKALKETHLSYIMSHAGYLINPGAPDPIILEKSRIGIYQEITDCITLGISFVNFHPGAALKSSQEDCLDKIIQSFSLSASLFDNSPPLVVLLETTAGQGSLIGSTFQELGYLVQNLKHKIPIGVCIDTCHIFAAGYDITSQKGWRNVLEEFDKYVGLSYLRAFHLNDSMFPLGQNKDRHAPIGKGYIGKESFKFLMTNEQTKKIPKYLETPGGPENWQKEIRELLELSKNHNQ; encoded by the coding sequence ATGAAAATACTTCCTCCCCCTAACGACCTTTTACTAGGTGCACACACCTCTATTGCTGGAGGACTTAAAAATGCCATTTATGAAGGCCGAGATATCGGAGCTTCTACAGTTCAAATTTTTACTGCAAATCAAAGACAATGGCAGAGACGTACTCTACAAGAAGAAACTGTGACTGATTTTAAAAAAGCACTTAAAGAAACCCATCTTTCCTATATTATGAGTCATGCAGGATACTTAATTAACCCTGGGGCGCCCGATCCTATAATTCTGGAGAAAAGTCGTATTGGTATTTATCAGGAAATTACTGATTGTATTACTTTAGGAATCTCTTTCGTTAATTTTCATCCCGGGGCCGCTCTTAAGAGTTCTCAAGAAGATTGTCTTGATAAAATTATTCAAAGCTTTAGCTTGTCTGCTTCTTTATTTGATAATTCGCCTCCTCTTGTTGTCTTACTAGAAACTACAGCAGGACAAGGAAGTTTAATTGGCAGTACTTTTCAAGAACTAGGTTATCTTGTTCAAAATCTTAAGCATAAAATTCCCATTGGCGTATGTATAGATACATGTCATATTTTTGCTGCGGGTTATGATATCACTTCACAAAAGGGATGGCGAAATGTTCTTGAAGAATTTGATAAATACGTAGGTCTATCGTATTTACGCGCTTTTCATCTCAATGACTCTATGTTTCCATTAGGACAAAATAAAGATCGTCACGCGCCTATTGGGAAAGGCTACATAGGGAAGGAATCTTTTAAATTTCTAATGACAAATGAACAAACTAAAAAAATTCCTAAATATTTAGAAACTCCTGGAGGTCCTGAAAACTGGCAAAAAGAAATTCGAGAACTTTTGGAACTTTCAAAAAATCACAATCAATAA